From Polyangia bacterium:
GTGCCGCGATCGTCGACCTGAAGGCCGCCGCGGGCCCGCTGCTGGTCTCGGTCGAAGAGGCGGCGAGGCGTCTCAGCATCAGCAAGCAGACCGTCAGGAGGCGTGTAGTTGACGGATCGCTCCCCTCGAAGCGGGTCGGTCGCCGCGTCCTGGTAGACCTGTCGCCAGGCCTGGACGCCAAAGCCGCTGGGCTGGCCGCGCGTCGAGCTATGGGCCGACGCTGATCAGCCCGCCAGCTTGATGTCCGCTGCCGCCGCCACCGCCGGGGCCAGCTCGTCCCGCAGGTGGGCGTACCGCTGGGTCACGACGACGCTGGAGTGGCCCAAGATCTTCGACAGCTGGTAGATGTCCAAGCCGGCCAGAACCCAGAGGCTGCCGAAGGTGTGGCGGGTGGCATCGTAGAGCTTCATGGCCGGCAGTTTCAGCCCAGCCAGGACCGTCGCCAGCTCGTGGCCCACGGTGGACGGCGCAAGATAGCGCCGTTTCCCACCGCTGCGGATCGGAGTCGCTAGCAGGTCCCCGTTGGGGTCGGCGGCCCGGGCGGCCTTGAGGACCTTGAGCAGGCCCGGCATGATCGGCACCGTTCGCGCCTTACCCGACTTCGGGACCGAGGCGCTGCCGTGACGGACCTGCTGACGGACAACCAGCTTGGCGCCGACAAGATCAACATCCGACCACCGCAGGCCCACCGCCTCGCCGGGCCGCAAGCCGGCCAGGGCGCCCAGAGCGAAGGCCGTCGCGATCCCAGCCTTCCACTTCGGCAGGGCGGCCAGCCCGCGGTAGACAGAGACGACGTCCGCCTTGGACGACAGGAAGGCGGCGTCCTCCGGCCGGGCCTTGGGACGAAGGGCTTCTTTCTGCTTGCGGGTCATGCCGCGGAGGTAGGCGGCGACGGGGTTGGTCACAACATGGCCCTGAGCGACCGCCCACCGGTAGAAGGCACTAGCCAGGTAGAGTACCCGCTGGCAGCTGGGGCCTGACAGGGCCTCCCTGGCCTTGGTGGCGTCGGAGTGGGGGACGCCGGCCCTGCAGGCCGCGGAGATGCTGTCGAGCAGGGCAGGATCAACAGAGTCGATCCTGCGGGACTCCAGCCAGGGGGCCAGATGGCGATCCCACCGGGTTTCATCGTCCGCGGCGTTGCGGTGGCCGTCTGCCCTGCGGGCGGCTTTCCAGTCCTCGACGACCTCCCGGACCAGCACGGCGGCCGCCTTATCCCCTTCGGGGATGCCTGGCCGGCCCTGCTGGATCTGGTAGGCGATCGACGCTCTGACCGCCTCGGCATCCGCTTGCCTTATGAAGCCACCTTCGTAGCGTCGCTTACTGTTTTCGACCCAGCGGACTGCCCAGGTCTTCCCCTGGCGAACCAGCGTTCCCGTGCCTTTCGTGGCCCTTCGTAGCTTGCCCATCGGACGGATAGTACCGACATAAGGCAGACATTTGCAAAACCATGATAACAACATACTGTAATCATTTTACTATTTCTGCTATCGTCCAGGTTTCGTAAACCGTAGGTCCTCGGTTCAATCCCGAGCACCGGCTCCGGTTGCCCCCGGGCCCCGCGCCGAAGCGGGCGAAGTGGTTTACGATGCGGCATGATCGCGAGGCGTTCGCTGCTGCTTTTCACAGCCGCCGCCCTGGTCGCCGCCGGTTGCATCGGCAAGGCGTCGACGGGAAATGCCGGCAACGCTGGTCAGTGCATGGTCAACGCGGACTGCGCGCTGGGACAGACCTGCGTGACCGGCCTGTGCGTGATGCCGGGTGTTTCAGGCGCCGGTGACAGGTGCACGGTCACCCGCGATTGTGGGCCCAATCTGTTTTGCGGGCCGGCCGGACGGTGCGCGCCCAGCGGCACGCAAGCCGAGGGCGGCGCCTGCACCTCCGATGCGTCCTGCCAATCTCCGTTGCGCTGCAACCAGGACGGTTTCTTCGGCACCTGCGCCATACCCGGAAGCGGCGAGGTGAACGCCGCGTGCACCGTCGGCGCCGACTGCATCGCCGGTCTGTTTTGCGGCGGTGGCAAGACATGTCAGCCGCTGGCCGTTGCCTTTCCGCCCTTTGCTGGCGTGGTCTGCGGCGACGAAGGGCCGTTCCGCGTCTACTTCGAGGTGCCGCGGGCCGGCCGCCCGCCGGCGGATTTTTATCGTCTGCCGTTCCCTAACGACATCCGGGTCAGCGGCGGCCAGCTGAACCTGACAGATTTTCCACGCCCTGGCCCGACGGCGCTGGGGGTTGATCTGGTTCAGCTGTACGTCGACGACTGGACCGCCGACTTTGACGGCTTCAGCGCCATCGCGCCGGTGCTGTTTCGTTTCTCCGACGAGATGGACTTCACCACCGCGACCGGTGATTCGGTGCTGTACATCGATCTGTCGTCCGGGCCGACGCAAGGCCAG
This genomic window contains:
- a CDS encoding excisionase family DNA-binding protein; its protein translation is MKPAERISLPTGAEVIFFGFCPDPASGLRAEVEALRAAIVDLKAAAGPLLVSVEEAARRLSISKQTVRRRVVDGSLPSKRVGRRVLVDLSPGLDAKAAGLAARRAMGRR
- a CDS encoding site-specific integrase, with protein sequence MGKLRRATKGTGTLVRQGKTWAVRWVENSKRRYEGGFIRQADAEAVRASIAYQIQQGRPGIPEGDKAAAVLVREVVEDWKAARRADGHRNAADDETRWDRHLAPWLESRRIDSVDPALLDSISAACRAGVPHSDATKAREALSGPSCQRVLYLASAFYRWAVAQGHVVTNPVAAYLRGMTRKQKEALRPKARPEDAAFLSSKADVVSVYRGLAALPKWKAGIATAFALGALAGLRPGEAVGLRWSDVDLVGAKLVVRQQVRHGSASVPKSGKARTVPIMPGLLKVLKAARAADPNGDLLATPIRSGGKRRYLAPSTVGHELATVLAGLKLPAMKLYDATRHTFGSLWVLAGLDIYQLSKILGHSSVVVTQRYAHLRDELAPAVAAAADIKLAG